In the Marinobacter sp. Arc7-DN-1 genome, AATTCCACCTGCCTCTGATGATCACTTGCCTGGTCCTCCAGAGCCCGGTTCAACCGCTCACTCTGCAGTCGCTGCAACTCATCCTCAGCTTTGTGCCTGATCATTTTTTCCCGCATCAGTTGAATGGTGCTGGCAGAGAGTTTCCCGTAAATCTCCAGCAATGCGGTTACAAGAACGGATACGGAACCATTGAGCTCAGAATCAACCCGCTCTCTGGCCTCCTCCAAAGGTTTGCCTGCTTTCATGGCTTTTACAGTCAGGGCCATGCGCCGGTCTGATTCAAGGATGTGAAAGGCAAGCCAGCGAGTCAGATAATCAAACAGCTCGGCCAGGACATCTGCTTGTGGCGCTTTGCTTTGGCGAAGCATCTGGATCCGGACAAAAAACATCTGGTGTGAGTCGTGGTGATTCCGGGCCATCTCCGACGTGCCAAGACTTTCCGCCCAGACACCCTCCTCATATTTGAAATGGTAGGAGGCATAGGCAAGAAGCTCATCAAGCAGGTGTAAACTATCCAGATCCGAACTGTCTGAGGCAAAATGCCACGCCAGACGATTCAGAATAGTCACCAGCACCCGGTGCTGCTCATCAATGTCCTCCAGGCCCGTCTCGAAGTTACGGTTCCAGGGAAAGATCTCGAAGACATCCGTCTCGCTCTGCCAGGGCATTGTCACTTTTAACGCGCTCCCGATTGCAAAAGTAGGGCAACAACTGACAGTTTAGTTCAAAACCATGCCCCGGGCTTTGCTGTATATCAGAAGCGCAACAGTTACCGGGCCGACGGACGCTGGCCACCATAACGGTTCAGATCAGCCCCAACTCCAGGCGAGCTTCCCGCCTCGTTCACCCACTGAGAACAACTCTTGTCACCTGGATTTCGACTTCTCGACTCTTCTCTGCGTTTTTCACGCCCCCGCTTTAGTTGGTTGGATTTACACTCATTACTTACAAGACCCAGCCACCTCAGGTGCTGATCCCAGACCTCGTCTTTAATATGCTCCGGTTTTTTGCAAACCATCGTTATTTCCTCACCCGAATGGACCGTTGCTTTGCCTGGAAATGTTCGTTGTGAGATCTCCAGCAAACATTAAGGCAAATATTAAGCCAGATCGGAAAACTACTGGGATTACAACCTTCGGCTTTTAAAACCGAGGCAATAAGGACACAAAAACCGCTCCGTCCTGGCGAACAGTGTCGCGATGACATCAGTTACCAGGAAAACCGTGTCCAAAGAACAACGGCACCGGCATGAGAAACGAAAACTCTTGTTTTTTTGGCTAATTAACAACAACTTAATCAGTGGCACACAAAATGCTTATACATCCGCGAGAAAAGCCCTTTTGGTTTGTAACACTGAAATATTTGAGGTCCTTAGCCGGGTTGTCAAAATGGTACACGAGCACTTACTGACGAATGTCACCAGAGAGCCGGTCAGCGAAGAACTGCCGGGCGATTTTGCGATGTGGTTATTTATCCTCATGGAATTAACCGTATTTGCTATCTTCTTCATCAGTTTCGCGACCATGCAAAACCTTTATCCCGCCATGTTCGGGACTGGGAAATCCTCGCTTCATCCAGTGGCTGGCCTGATATGTACACTGGCACTGATTACCAGCAGCTATTTTGTCGCTCTGGCGGGAATCCGGTTGCGGCAGGGAAATGAATCCCGCTGTAGCCTGTTTCTGGCGGCGGCGCTAATGGCAGCAACGTTCTATCTGATCACAAAATTCTCGGAGTACTCGCAACTGATCCAGGCCGGATACGATCTGTCGACCAATACGTTCTACACACTCTATTTTTTCATAACGTTTTTCCACCTGATGCACGTTGTCCTGGGTATGGTAATTCTGGGTTACATGCTCCACCGCACCCGTCAGGGCGCTTATGCAACGGGGGAACATTCAGGTTTCGAATCCGGAGCCTCATATTGGCACATGGTTGACCTGGTCTGGATCATACTTTTCCCCATCATTTACGTAATCCACTAGAGTTGAATTCATCGGAGTGGCTGAATGAGTGCACTGACTATCAAGGCAACCAATTCCTGGCTGATCCTCATCTCCCTGACACTTCTATCGCTGGCCGTCTCCGAATGGGTAGAGAACCCGGCCATGATGATCCTGTTCGTCGTTTTGGCCGTGATCATCAAGGGTCGGAGTATTGTCGACATTTTTATGGGTCTGAATACCGCACCAGTTGTCTGGCGCCGGCTCCTGCTCAGCTATGTCATAGTGGTTCCCGCAATCATCGGTGCAGTTATTGTGTGGCTGTGAATTGCAGGTAGCCCACGAAAATTCCGACCAGTGATGTCATGACAAAGAAATAACCCGTTATAATCCAGCGAGTGAGCGGCGCAGCGTGCCGCAGGCCCATAAAGTCCCGTATGATCCAACGTCCCTTAAGAAGAACAATCAGGCAGATGAAAAAGGTTGCCATGACAGAAGGGGGGCCGGACTCGCCAACCAAAACACTAAGTAGCGTCAGTCCGACCAGTCCCAGCCATACCAGATTTGTCCTGTCCAACTTCTTCCTTCCTGCGTCGTAGTTCTGTGGTGT is a window encoding:
- a CDS encoding cytochrome c oxidase subunit 3 family protein produces the protein MSKEQRHRHEKRKLLFFWLINNNLISGTQNAYTSARKALLVCNTEIFEVLSRVVKMVHEHLLTNVTREPVSEELPGDFAMWLFILMELTVFAIFFISFATMQNLYPAMFGTGKSSLHPVAGLICTLALITSSYFVALAGIRLRQGNESRCSLFLAAALMAATFYLITKFSEYSQLIQAGYDLSTNTFYTLYFFITFFHLMHVVLGMVILGYMLHRTRQGAYATGEHSGFESGASYWHMVDLVWIILFPIIYVIH
- a CDS encoding cytochrome C oxidase subunit IV family protein yields the protein MSALTIKATNSWLILISLTLLSLAVSEWVENPAMMILFVVLAVIIKGRSIVDIFMGLNTAPVVWRRLLLSYVIVVPAIIGAVIVWL
- a CDS encoding cytochrome C oxidase subunit IV family protein: MLQTPQNYDAGRKKLDRTNLVWLGLVGLTLLSVLVGESGPPSVMATFFICLIVLLKGRWIIRDFMGLRHAAPLTRWIITGYFFVMTSLVGIFVGYLQFTATQ